A DNA window from Pseudomonas sp. B21-056 contains the following coding sequences:
- a CDS encoding methyl-accepting chemotaxis protein codes for MSATAQEVARSAAAAVSSAHSVNDETLSGRGLVESQQGSIARLASEIDQSVQVINQLATDSQAISRVLDVIKSIAEQTNLLALNAAIEAARAGEQGRGFAVVADEVRTLAKRTQQSTEEIEAMISRLHGGVGAAVKAMGTSHEMASGTVGQSEKVQQALENILGAVGMIVDQNQQIAAAVEQQTAVAHDIDQNIVEINRAGERTAEGAHQTEDASRELSVQVGQLKLLISAFRV; via the coding sequence ATGTCGGCCACGGCCCAGGAGGTGGCCCGCAGTGCCGCCGCGGCGGTCAGCAGCGCTCACAGTGTGAACGATGAAACGTTGAGTGGCCGTGGGCTGGTGGAGTCCCAACAGGGCAGCATCGCCCGCCTGGCCAGCGAGATCGATCAATCGGTGCAGGTGATCAACCAGTTGGCGACCGACAGCCAGGCCATCAGTCGTGTGCTGGATGTGATCAAGAGCATTGCCGAGCAGACCAACCTGCTGGCGCTCAATGCCGCGATTGAGGCGGCTCGGGCCGGGGAACAGGGACGCGGTTTTGCGGTAGTGGCCGATGAGGTGCGGACCCTGGCCAAGCGGACGCAGCAGTCGACTGAGGAAATTGAAGCGATGATCAGCCGTTTGCACGGCGGTGTGGGGGCGGCGGTCAAGGCCATGGGCACCAGTCATGAAATGGCCAGCGGCACGGTCGGTCAGTCGGAAAAGGTCCAGCAGGCGCTGGAGAATATTCTCGGTGCGGTTGGGATGATCGTCGACCAGAACCAGCAGATCGCTGCCGCGGTGGAGCAGCAGACGGCGGTGGCTCATGACATTGACCAGAACATTGTCGAGATCAATCGTGCGGGTGAACGCACTGCCGAGGGGGCGCATCAGACGGAGGACGCGAGCCGTGAGTTGTCGGTGCAGGTGGGGCAGCTCAAGTTGTTGATCAGTGCGTTTCGGGTATAG
- a CDS encoding TatD family hydrolase, whose protein sequence is MELIDTHTHLDFADFDADRPALLAASRALGVRQMVVLGVYRENWQRVWDLVQSDSDLHAALGLHPVYLDQHRPDDVTQLRDWLVRLAGHRQLCAVGEIGLDYYVEGLDRERQQTLFEAQLQLAAEFELPALIHVRRSHAAVIATLKRFALKRAGIIHAFAGSFEEAREYIKLGYKLGLGGAATWPQALRMHRVLAKLPLDAVVLETDSPDMAPAMFPGQRNSPAHLPAICEALAGIMAIDPEQLAEASTANARQLFNW, encoded by the coding sequence GTGGAGCTGATCGACACCCACACCCACCTGGACTTTGCCGATTTCGACGCGGATCGCCCGGCGCTGCTGGCCGCAAGCCGCGCCCTGGGGGTCCGGCAGATGGTGGTGCTGGGGGTGTATCGGGAGAACTGGCAGCGGGTCTGGGACCTGGTGCAGAGCGATTCGGACCTGCACGCCGCGCTAGGCCTGCACCCGGTGTATCTCGACCAGCATCGCCCCGACGACGTGACGCAACTGCGCGACTGGTTGGTCCGCCTGGCCGGGCATCGGCAGTTGTGCGCGGTGGGGGAAATCGGCCTGGATTACTACGTCGAGGGCCTGGACCGCGAGCGTCAGCAGACGCTGTTCGAAGCGCAACTGCAATTGGCGGCGGAGTTCGAACTGCCGGCACTCATCCACGTGCGTCGCAGCCACGCGGCGGTGATCGCCACCCTCAAGCGCTTTGCCCTGAAGCGTGCGGGGATCATCCACGCCTTCGCCGGCAGTTTTGAAGAAGCCCGCGAATACATCAAGCTCGGCTACAAACTCGGCCTCGGCGGCGCCGCCACCTGGCCCCAGGCCCTGCGCATGCACCGAGTGCTGGCGAAACTGCCGCTGGATGCCGTGGTGCTGGAAACCGACTCCCCGGACATGGCCCCGGCGATGTTCCCCGGCCAGCGCAACAGCCCGGCGCACCTGCCGGCGATTTGCGAGGCATTGGCCGGGATCATGGCGATCGATCCGGAGCAATTGGCCGAGGCCAGTACGGCGAATGCCCGGCAATTGTTCAACTGGTGA
- the cra gene encoding catabolite repressor/activator: MKLSDIAQLAGVSVTTASYVINGKAEQQRISNATVERVRAVVEEHGFTPNPQAAGLRSRHTRTLGFILPDLENPSYARIAKLLEQGARAQGYQLLIASSDDAPDSERQLLQLFRARRCDALIVASCLPAGDDSYRQLQAKGIPIIAIDRVMEPEHFCSVISDDRQASLQLTRSLLETQPRQIVLVGARPELSISQERAAGFREALSGFEGQVLIEHGESFSRECGRQLMDDLLKRLGHLPDALITTSYVLLQGVFDALHDFPLKSRPLRLGTFGDTQLLDFLPLPVNAMSQQHQLIADKALELALAAIENDDYQPGVQAIARTFKQRIHQG; the protein is encoded by the coding sequence TTGAAACTCAGTGATATCGCCCAACTGGCCGGTGTGTCCGTCACCACCGCCAGCTATGTCATCAATGGCAAGGCCGAACAACAACGCATCAGCAATGCGACCGTCGAACGGGTGCGTGCGGTGGTCGAAGAACATGGCTTCACGCCTAACCCCCAGGCCGCCGGATTGCGCAGTCGGCATACCCGTACCCTGGGCTTCATCCTGCCGGACCTGGAAAACCCCAGTTACGCCCGCATCGCCAAGCTGCTGGAACAGGGTGCCCGGGCGCAGGGCTACCAGCTGCTGATCGCCAGTTCCGATGACGCGCCGGACAGCGAGCGGCAGCTGTTGCAGCTGTTCCGCGCCCGGCGCTGCGATGCGCTGATCGTCGCCAGTTGCCTGCCGGCCGGGGATGACAGCTACCGCCAGTTGCAGGCCAAGGGCATTCCGATCATCGCCATCGACCGGGTGATGGAGCCTGAGCACTTCTGCTCGGTGATCAGCGACGACCGCCAGGCCAGCCTGCAACTGACCCGCAGCCTGCTGGAGACACAACCCCGGCAAATCGTGCTGGTCGGCGCTCGCCCCGAGCTGAGTATCAGCCAGGAGCGCGCCGCGGGCTTTCGCGAAGCACTGAGCGGGTTCGAAGGCCAAGTACTGATCGAACACGGCGAGTCGTTCAGCCGCGAATGCGGCCGCCAGTTGATGGACGACTTGCTCAAACGCCTGGGGCACCTGCCCGATGCGCTGATCACCACCTCCTATGTGCTGCTGCAAGGGGTGTTCGACGCCCTGCACGACTTCCCGCTCAAGTCGCGCCCGTTGCGCCTGGGTACCTTCGGTGACACGCAATTGCTGGATTTCCTGCCATTGCCGGTCAATGCCATGTCCCAGCAACATCAACTGATTGCCGACAAGGCGTTGGAGCTGGCCCTGGCGGCCATCGAGAACGATGACTACCAGCCTGGCGTGCAGGCCATTGCGCGGACCTTCAAGCAGCGTATTCACCAGGGCTGA